In Vanessa atalanta chromosome 19, ilVanAtal1.2, whole genome shotgun sequence, one DNA window encodes the following:
- the LOC125071348 gene encoding distal membrane-arm assembly complex protein 2, giving the protein MMAQNLKHSSILRTLCITSRNYSEYKSIYERDEAGRQPRKVHGKEYPEWRRPWSQRDGEWTSKLSIFVEKSPSMNVLNAMQNLPNLTFQDLKEWWAEMRVIQEIQNQKYLPERVVALGSNLAALHFFVYRQSAVRLKDKKEWLVGDVVTLKLPDTYRDGYFVEAIDCSNFHHNGIRYEGLQNLSGLNYLKWLSLRNNKYVDVWCIDRIAGQNGETLEFLNLMGCKLCAGCIYALARMPALKFLVINDPGDNIELQAALSMLEEERPDLLISIQDDTETDVDNKL; this is encoded by the exons ATGATGGCACAAAACCTTAAACATAGCAGTATCTTACGCACTTTGTGTATAACCTCTCGAAATTATAGCGAATACAAATCCATCTATGAACGAGATGAAGCTGGTCGCCAACCGCGTAAAGTGCACGGTAAAGAATATCCCGAATGGAGGAGACCGTGGTCACAACGTGATGGGGAATGGACAAGCAAATTATCCATTTTCGTTGAAAAAAGCCCTAGCATGAATGTTCTAAATGCTATGCAGAATCTTCCTAATTTGACCTTTCAAGATTTAAAAGAATGGTGGGCTGAAATGAGAGTAATACaagaaatacaaaatcaaaaatacttaCCAGAGCGAGTAGTCGCCCTTGGTTCGAATTTAGCAGCATTACACTTTTTTGTGTATCGCCAATCAGCTGTGAG ATTGAAGGATAAAAAAGAATGGCTCGTTGGTGATGTAGTTACATTGAAACTACCGGACACATATAGAGATGGTTATTTTGTTGAAGCAATTGATTGCTCAAACTTCCACCATAATGGGATCAGATATGAAGGTCTTCAAAATTTGAGTGGCTTGAATTATCTCAAGTGGCTATCACTTAGAAATAACAAGTATGTAGATGTATGGTGTATTGATAGAATAGCTGGGCAGAATGGTGAAACACTAGAATTCTTAAACTTGATGGGCTGCAAGTTATGCGCTGGTTGCATATATGCACTTGCACGGATGCCGGCACTTAAGTTCCTTGTTATTAATGATCCTGGAGATAATATTGAACTTCAAGCTGCTCTCTCTATGCTCGAAGAAGAAAGACCCGATCTATTAATTAGTATACAGGATGATACAGAAACTGATgtagataataaattgtaa